Part of the Musa acuminata AAA Group cultivar baxijiao chromosome BXJ2-7, Cavendish_Baxijiao_AAA, whole genome shotgun sequence genome is shown below.
gccagcatccaagcgttcgtcaaacagctggcagctcgattctcgcttaaggatctcggtcccttgagctactttttgggcgtcgaagctaccttcacatcttccggtctctttttatcacaacgcaagtacattcaagatttgttattaaagacaaacatgcaggatgcaaatgcagttacaacccccatctctactagcggttctctcaaattatcagatggaagtcctgctacggaacccactcaatatcgccaagttgttggctctttacaatacttagctctcacgcgtccagacatctcatttgctgtgaacaaattatcacagtttatgcagcaaccatctactctacactggtcacGCGTCAAGAGACTTctatgatatcttaaagggactctaaatcatggactcttttttcgtaaacactctccacttcgtcttcatgcatttgccgatgctgattgggcgggcaaccttgatgatagaacatccacatcggggtatattatcttccttggtgctcatccaatcagttggagttctaagaagcaaaagacagtcgcccggtctacaactgaagctgaataccgtgccattgccgctaccactgcagaactcaattggatcacgaatcttctcaaggaactcaacatcgattccactcctacaatatattgtgataatattggagctacctatctgtgcgctaatccggtattccactcccgcatgaaacatattgctattgacttccactttgtacgtgatcaagttgtccgccgtcaactccgtgtttctcatgttcatacagctgatcaattggccgactcacttacgaagcctatagctcgtaagctgtttgcattacatcagtccaagattggcctccttgataggagcaccatcttgcgggggcatgataagtagatgagatttccctaactgttgaggaaatctctctactctgttgagggaaatcctctaacccgttgaggaaacttctccttttaacatgtatataaagacggaggatatgtcaataacattcaacttcttcttctacaactcatttatctctttattttaacagaAACCACGTAGTGAACATAGATGTAGAGTTTGTGTGCTAATTTGAGTCCCCACCCGAAGCATTAATGAAGATTTCAAGATCTCTCATCCCCATATCAAATAGAATCCACAGCGGACTGGATCGAGAAGCCATGCACGTCTAGATGAATGGGTTTGAATCTTAAACGGTAAACGATGATAAGTGGGGCTTCTGCTGAAACTGGCACTACATCCTGAGGAAAAGAACAGCCCCTCTCTTCACGTCACTGCAACTGcagatatagatagatagatagatagatagatagatagatagagagagagagagagagagagagagagagatagggaaAGAAAAGACTGCAGGAGCGGGGCCGTCGACGCCGTCGGGAGAGGGAAAAGCATGCATGGGAAGGCCGCCCGCGCCGAGGCAGGAGAGTCGCCCGGGAGTCCCGCGTTCCCTCCTCGCCAGCTCCGCGACCCGCCCGAGTCTGTGGAAGTGACAGGACGCTGCATGGTGGAGCAAGCAGGCTCCCGTCGTGTCGCCCCGCGCTGGCTCGCCATTTCCCCATGCTGCACCTGCCGCTTCGACTTGCTCCGAGAGAGAATATTCTTCCCTGTATCATCTGGTGTTTCCCTGATAGAGAAAAATAGACCGAAGAAGAGGGAAATCTCAAAGCttctcatcttaaaaatattaatgCAAACGGAGTAGTTTTTTGACATGTCGTTGCATATTTCTTTTACCAAAACATATTTTAATTCTTTTTCTAAACAATAACGTTAAAATAAAAGCATACATCTTTTACTTCGGTTCACATTCGGAATTGTTCCAACATATATTGTTGCCTTGTCCGCTGAACCTAAGTAATTTACTTTGTTTGTTTatagaattttaatttatattttaattttaatatatttataaaaatattttttatattatatagtattttttataaagATTATAAATATTGAATATAGattttaaatatttcaaatctatcaataaataaatatatttaactaGATgaatcttaaaagaaaattttattagttttatcttctcatttttattaagaaaataaatatttctaTCAAAGTATtaaaaagttaaaaataaaaataataggaTTTGCTAGCAATAACATAATATAAGTAATATCCAAAAGCTGATTTAAATACAAAATATCGCATTTATGGATacataagaaatatatttaatctttatttttgAATATAAAATTCAAAGGGATGAATTAGGAAATAGATCGTTtaaatcatataactataatgaaataCACAATCAATCAATAtttataaaatctaaaaaaatagaaaaaaaaaagtttgattgATCTTATTTTTTGAAGTGAGAGATTCATGGGTCAATACAAGATCCTGATATATATATTCAAcacaagaatattatctttaaatcacatcatatatttaatttgatatatatattttttaattcttgtactTGAGATCGGGAAAGAACATCGTAATGAATCaataaatttaagtttttttgtCATCTTATATGTGAGAAGTAGAGTAagatcatatttatttatttcgatGATGTTTATttggttttattattattacatttaagttattatctttctttcttttctctttcatctttttattttcaaaaaaaattctgCTCATGGAGATTTCACAACAATGATTACTTATATAAACTTTATCATGTATCAATCCCCCTCTAGCAAACATAAATTGATAGCATCAAGGCAACTAGTGCACAATAGTTTGAAGAGATTATAAGTTACTGACCTCGTACTACAAAATAGCTCGAAATatttgtgtatgtatgtatgtatatatgtatggatACGAAAATCTTTCTTCGttaataagttttttttaaaaaaaaatatttatttggttTATATATTTTTGGTTTCAATAGCACAACAAAAAAAAAGTCGGACATTATTATCGGGTTGACGAGACTGGAACAACTTACTCAACTGGACTTAAAGTCACTATAAGTATAGCAGCGGATTACTACTCGACACCACAGTTGCTGGCTGGCGTTGTGGGGTTGGAATGAGCTCCAATTCTAAGCACTCCGGCAACAGCAGCCACAAAAAACAGAAAGGGTCATGCAGGCAGCAAATAGGACTCAGCCAGCGCCTCCTGTCGCCGACCGAGTGCAGTGCATGCATCCATGTGAGGTGGGAGCCGCTCTACGCCTGCGGCTGTTGCCTTCGTCTCCTCGTAGGCACGGCAGGAGTTGGGTGGCCGTCACTTCACGTCTGTGGTTTCCCCACGACACATAGCAAAGAAGAGACAGCTTTCGAGCTTTTTTTCCCATGCTCGAGCCTCGCAGGTGTCACTGTTTCGTTGGCTCGGGTCGAGAGAAAAGCCTGAGGTCGGTTCTTAGTTCTCATGTTTGGGTCTAATGGGGTTTGGGTTTGTGCTTGGGCTGGCAAAAAAGAACCGCTGTCATTTTAGTTGCTTTATCCACACAAGCATGTCAAGAATCTTAGATCATGTGTTCATTTTTCAGATATAATAGTGAATCTTTTGCATTTGAGTGGTGTAAGATAGATTGTGTTTTGCGTTTTCTCAATATCACAATATTATTATACGTTTGAAAACATCCcaagaaaagataaaataatagtAGAGGAGATACCTTAAAACTAATATCAATCGAATCTCTTTTGACTTTAattcatctttttttcttttaattgttgTATATCTAAAACATTCGATTAGTACTTGTAAACTCAAGAATTTAACTTTCGCTCGGATAAAAACTCCTAAATCAAAGAATTTAATTCATATTCTGTacgcaaataaaaagaaaagagaggcaaGTAATCGTTTCACACTAATCAACATTATGTTGGCACCGTCCAATTTTTAGTATCAAATCATGCATTGTGACGTGCGGAATATTGCATTCATTCATCCTTATTATAAACCGCACATTGTGGCATTCGGAACACATCACAGATGCTCTCATAAATCACtgcaaaaagatgctgataataattattttaattcacCCCCCTAATTGATGTGTACACATGAAAGTGGAGAACAGAACATGTTCTTCTCCGAGAATTCCGCTGAATCCCTTCTCTGATGGAGTCTCTCTCATTGCTTATCACAGCAGCCGTGGGAAGGAGATGCAGCAGCCGGATCCTAATAAAGACTCGAAGAGAGACCTGACGAATCACATGCCACCAACTCAGCCGTCTCGCACACGTGCCCCGCGTTACTGATCAATGTGAATTCGCCAACTGTGCTCGAAAGCCTGAACCCTATCTCTAGGCTTGGGCGGCCGAACTGTCATCGTCTTATCCGCGGTTCCTTCTTATCCAAAGATATCGCTCCAAAGACACGTCATCTTATTACACCTCTCATGGAGAAATATATAGAAATAATCTACTTTGCGACTGCAAGTTTTGTGACAATCTCCTTATTCTATAtttatctccttttttttttgtttcatcaaTAAGAAAATAAGTTATTTCTATTCCGATCGATTAatgtattattttaatataatataatatttttatttttttatagatgCACAGATAATGTATACTAAACACAAGTGTTGTTCTTGAGACAGATAGATAAATCTCTCCATGTTTGGATCAAATGAGTTCATaatgtatattattttaatatagtaaaaatttcttatatatatatatatccgattTCGCCAATGAAACTGTTCCCAGTTTGAGATGGTGAGTGTCTTCCCTAGCTGACATGCTGCTGGATGAACGAAGGATTCAAGAAGTAGGGCTTTGGTGCCACCAGGAGGGGTCCGGCGTAACACTCATGACCTCTGGGGCCGTCGCCGGCACGCTCAGTTCTTCTCCCGCAGGTAGGGCACATGGTGAGGCTGGCCGCAGCAGGGAAGTGCATGTAGAGCGGTGGTGCAGACGTGAGCGCCTTCAGCTGCTGCAGCTCCTTCTGCAGTCTCTGGTTCTCGTCGCTCAGCTTCTCACAGTACCTCTTTAGGAGGGTGCAGTCGACTTCCATCTTCTTGAGCTTCGTCCTGCAATCAGAGCATACATGTAATCTTGGTTTTCCATCTATTGATATTGTTGGAACCAAACGAGGAAGAAAAGCCCGCACTCACATGTATATTTGCGAATAATGGAGTTTTGCTAGGGATAGACATATTATATATCCCAAAAGATTCGACGAGGAGATGCTAATACTTTTATCATAGGATCATAATATCTATATTCGTTAGATTAAATTTTATACCCAAGAAAACAATAAAACCATGATGGAGAACTTATTAAGCTCATGAGGTTGAAGAATAAAACAATTGAGGGTGAAGAGGATCGTATGGGTGCGTGTAACTTGAAGCAAATCTGATTGAAGTTGCATGGAGTTATGAGACAAACCTCGCCCTCCTGTTCTGAAACCATACTTCGATTTGCCGCGGCCGGAGATTTAGTTGCCCTGCCAGGGTTTGCTTTTGTTTCTGATCATTAGTGGAGAGAAACCATGAGCATCAAGAGACCAGTCGGGAACTGTAAAAGCGATGAATCAAACAGGATAGAGGTAACCAACAACACGCTCAAGGTATGTGTTTACCGGGTTGATGGTGCTGTGCTCCTTGAATCTGTCCTCCAACAGAGCAGACTGCTCCTTTGTAAGCCTCAGCTTCTTCCTCACACCACCCTCGTCTTCCTCATCACTGCCTCGAGATGACAGCCGCTCtgcctcttcttcctcgtctcCTGCATGGTTCTCCTTCTTTACGCTCGGAAGACATGAGAACGAGGAAACAGTGCTATGATGCGAGGACGCCCCTGCCGCGCTACCTTCCTCAGCTTCCACACCATGAAAGAGGCCTAATGGTAGATAAAGGTTGCGAGAATTCGAGCAGGCTTCCTCGCCATGATCTCTCGACTTGTCGCTCCTCTTGCCAATGCACAACTCTAGAGCAAGGTTAATGTCACGGTCACCCTCTTGGGTCATGTCCAT
Proteins encoded:
- the LOC135617989 gene encoding homeobox-leucine zipper protein HAT22-like isoform X1 yields the protein MDMTQEGDRDINLALELCIGKRSDKSRDHGEEACSNSRNLYLPLGLFHGVEAEEGSAAGASSHHSTVSSFSCLPSVKKENHAGDEEEEAERLSSRGSDEEDEGGVRKKLRLTKEQSALLEDRFKEHSTINPKQKQTLAGQLNLRPRQIEVWFQNRRARTKLKKMEVDCTLLKRYCEKLSDENQRLQKELQQLKALTSAPPLYMHFPAAASLTMCPTCGRRTERAGDGPRGHECYAGPLLVAPKPYFLNPSFIQQHVS
- the LOC135617989 gene encoding homeobox-leucine zipper protein HAT22-like isoform X2, which gives rise to MDMTQEGDRDINLALELCIGKRSDKSRDHGEEACSNSRNLYLPLGLFHGVEAEEGDEEEEAERLSSRGSDEEDEGGVRKKLRLTKEQSALLEDRFKEHSTINPKQKQTLAGQLNLRPRQIEVWFQNRRARTKLKKMEVDCTLLKRYCEKLSDENQRLQKELQQLKALTSAPPLYMHFPAAASLTMCPTCGRRTERAGDGPRGHECYAGPLLVAPKPYFLNPSFIQQHVS